A genomic region of Stegostoma tigrinum isolate sSteTig4 chromosome 13, sSteTig4.hap1, whole genome shotgun sequence contains the following coding sequences:
- the LOC125458237 gene encoding sideroflexin-1 isoform X2, whose product MTANVPLNINTREPRWDQGTFIGRAKHFFTVTDPRNILLSNSQLENARKIIHDYRQGIVAPELTEDELWKAKYVYDSAFHPDTGEKMILIGRMSAQVPMNMTITGCMMTFYKTTPAVVFWQWINQSFNAIVNYTNRSGDAPITVGQLGTAYISATTGAVATALGLNSLTKRVTPLIGRFVPFAAVAAANCINIPLMRQRELKHGIPITDENGNRLGESTKAAQQAIIQVVISRILMAAPGMAIPPFIMNTLERKAFLKRFPWMGAPIQVGLVGV is encoded by the exons ATGACTGCAAATGTGCCCTTGAACATCAATACCAGAGAACCTCGATGGGACCAGGGTACTTTTATTGGGAGGGCAAAACACTTTTTCACAGTTACTGACCCGAGGAACATTCTTCTATCAAATTCACAATTGGAGAATGCTAGAAAGATAATACATGACTACAG GCAAGGTATTGTAGCTCCTGAGCTTACAGAAGATGAACTTTGGAAGGCAAAGTATGTCTACGATTCTGCATTTCACCCAGATACGGGAGAAAAAATGATTCTTATTGGCCGAATGTCAGCTCAGGTGCCAATGAACATGACAATTACTGGATGTATGATGACCTTCTATAA AACTACTCCAGCTGTGGTTTTCTGGCAGTGGATTAATCAGTCCTTCAATGCTATTGTGAACTATACTAACAGAAGTGGAGATGCTCCAATAACCGTAGG TCAGCTCGGTACAGCTTACATCTCTGCCACAACGGGTGCAGTAGCAACAGCTCTCGGCCTTAATTCTCTAACCAAG CGTGTGACACCTCTGATAGGACGTTTTGTTCCATTTGCTGCAGTAGCTGCTGCCAATTGTATAAATATCCCTTTAATGAGGCAGAG AGAGTTGAAACATGGAATACCAATAACAGATGAGAATGGCAACCGATTAGGAGAATCAACAAAAGCTGCTCAACAGGCCATTATACAAGTGGTCATATCCAGGATTCTCATGGCTGCTCCTGGCATGG CTATCCCTCCATTTATAATGAATACCTTGGAAAGGAAAGCCTTCCTAAAG CGATTCCCATGGATGGGTGCACCAATTCAAGTGGGCTTGGTAGGAGTCTG A
- the LOC125458237 gene encoding sideroflexin-1 isoform X1 — translation MTANVPLNINTREPRWDQGTFIGRAKHFFTVTDPRNILLSNSQLENARKIIHDYRQGIVAPELTEDELWKAKYVYDSAFHPDTGEKMILIGRMSAQVPMNMTITGCMMTFYKTTPAVVFWQWINQSFNAIVNYTNRSGDAPITVGQLGTAYISATTGAVATALGLNSLTKRVTPLIGRFVPFAAVAAANCINIPLMRQRELKHGIPITDENGNRLGESTKAAQQAIIQVVISRILMAAPGMAIPPFIMNTLERKAFLKRFPWMGAPIQVGLVGVCLVFATPLCCALFPQKSSMSVSRLEHDIQAKVREANPGVEYIYFNKGL, via the exons ATGACTGCAAATGTGCCCTTGAACATCAATACCAGAGAACCTCGATGGGACCAGGGTACTTTTATTGGGAGGGCAAAACACTTTTTCACAGTTACTGACCCGAGGAACATTCTTCTATCAAATTCACAATTGGAGAATGCTAGAAAGATAATACATGACTACAG GCAAGGTATTGTAGCTCCTGAGCTTACAGAAGATGAACTTTGGAAGGCAAAGTATGTCTACGATTCTGCATTTCACCCAGATACGGGAGAAAAAATGATTCTTATTGGCCGAATGTCAGCTCAGGTGCCAATGAACATGACAATTACTGGATGTATGATGACCTTCTATAA AACTACTCCAGCTGTGGTTTTCTGGCAGTGGATTAATCAGTCCTTCAATGCTATTGTGAACTATACTAACAGAAGTGGAGATGCTCCAATAACCGTAGG TCAGCTCGGTACAGCTTACATCTCTGCCACAACGGGTGCAGTAGCAACAGCTCTCGGCCTTAATTCTCTAACCAAG CGTGTGACACCTCTGATAGGACGTTTTGTTCCATTTGCTGCAGTAGCTGCTGCCAATTGTATAAATATCCCTTTAATGAGGCAGAG AGAGTTGAAACATGGAATACCAATAACAGATGAGAATGGCAACCGATTAGGAGAATCAACAAAAGCTGCTCAACAGGCCATTATACAAGTGGTCATATCCAGGATTCTCATGGCTGCTCCTGGCATGG CTATCCCTCCATTTATAATGAATACCTTGGAAAGGAAAGCCTTCCTAAAG CGATTCCCATGGATGGGTGCACCAATTCAAGTGGGCTTGGTAGGAGTCTG TTTGGTATTTGCTACACCACTTTGCTGTGCGTTGTTTCCACAGAAAAG ttctaTGTCTGTGAGCCGTCTTGAGCATGACATTCAGGCCAAAGTTCGAGAGGCCAATCCTGGTGTGGAATATATTTACTTCAACAAAGGATTGTGA